One window from the genome of Rhodopseudomonas sp. P2A-2r encodes:
- a CDS encoding glutathione S-transferase, which produces MTIYDWPTGPYPARVRIALAEKDLQSRVRFVTVDLFKGEHKQPEHLARNYSGTLPVLELDDGTFIGECTAITEYLDALDGAPTLTGRTPREKGMIHMMSKRAELELLDAVSVYFHHATRGLGPAVEVYQNAEWGFRQRDKALKGMHYFDGILRTRPFVAGEVFSMADITVIGGLIFADIVKLPVPAECATLQAWYARMQERPSVRNRVTMSEPAEAPV; this is translated from the coding sequence ATGACGATTTACGACTGGCCAACCGGCCCCTATCCGGCGCGCGTTCGCATCGCGCTGGCCGAAAAGGACCTGCAATCGCGCGTCCGCTTTGTGACCGTCGACCTGTTCAAGGGCGAGCACAAGCAGCCAGAACATCTCGCCCGGAATTACTCGGGCACGCTGCCGGTGCTCGAACTCGACGACGGAACCTTCATCGGCGAATGCACGGCGATCACCGAATATCTCGATGCGCTCGATGGCGCTCCCACGCTCACCGGCCGGACTCCGCGGGAAAAGGGCATGATCCACATGATGAGCAAGCGCGCCGAGCTGGAGCTGCTCGACGCCGTCAGCGTCTATTTCCATCATGCGACGCGCGGGCTGGGACCCGCCGTCGAGGTCTATCAGAACGCCGAATGGGGTTTCCGTCAGCGCGACAAGGCGCTGAAAGGAATGCACTACTTCGACGGCATCCTGAGAACCCGGCCGTTCGTCGCCGGCGAGGTGTTCTCGATGGCCGACATCACGGTCATCGGCGGTCTGATCTTTGCGGACATTGTGAAGCTCCCAGTGCCGGCGGAGTGCGCAACTCTTCAAGCCTGGTACGCGCGGATGCAGGAGCGCCCCAGCGTCAGGAACCGGGTGACGATGTCAGAACCGGCCGAAGCCCCAGTTTGA
- a CDS encoding TetR/AcrR family transcriptional regulator, which produces MSSNSKEAILAAAKGTAQAHGYGGLNFRDLAAEVGIKAASIYHHFPSKADLGAAVAKRYWQDTAAALEALLAGSADPADALRRYPDTFRRALTNDNRMCLCSFMAAEVDDLPDAVRKEIQSFADVNVAWLGRVLTAAAVVSSGESERRARAIFAAVAGAQLMARSRSDISLYDATIDSYRDAGLLPA; this is translated from the coding sequence ATGAGTTCAAATTCCAAGGAAGCTATCCTGGCGGCAGCCAAAGGCACTGCTCAGGCGCACGGCTACGGCGGCCTGAATTTTCGCGATCTCGCGGCAGAAGTCGGCATCAAGGCCGCGAGCATCTACCATCACTTCCCGAGCAAGGCCGATCTCGGCGCAGCGGTCGCAAAACGCTATTGGCAGGACACAGCGGCGGCCCTTGAGGCTCTGCTGGCCGGATCCGCGGATCCGGCAGATGCCCTGCGCCGATATCCCGATACGTTCCGCAGGGCGCTGACGAACGACAATCGCATGTGCCTGTGCAGCTTCATGGCCGCCGAAGTTGACGACCTGCCCGACGCGGTGAGGAAGGAGATCCAGAGCTTTGCCGACGTGAATGTTGCCTGGCTCGGCAGGGTTCTGACCGCTGCAGCCGTGGTCAGTTCCGGCGAGAGCGAGCGGCGCGCGCGCGCCATCTTCGCCGCCGTCGCCGGCGCCCAGTTGATGGCGAGGAGCCGGTCGGACATCTCGCTCTATGACGCGACCATCGATAGCTACCGGGACGCTGGTCTGCTGCCGGCCTAG
- a CDS encoding sulfite exporter TauE/SafE family protein, with the protein MGAAVGFVSGMFGIGGGFLMTPLLIFIGIAPAVAVASVTSHMAASSFSGALTYWRRRAIDPALALLLLSGGIVGTILGVWFFTVLRALGQLDLMIALSYVVLLTTVGGLMFWEGVRAILRVRRGVAVPLRRSGSHGWIHGLPLKMRFKRSKIYLSVIPVIVVGLLIGFIGTVMGVGGGFILVPIMIYLLRVPTSTVIGTSMVLTLVTMIFATVLHAVTNHLVDAVLALILMIGGVTGAQFGARAGQKIRGENLRLLLGLLILMVGIRFAIELVVQPGDLFTIRETGGAG; encoded by the coding sequence ATGGGCGCGGCGGTCGGGTTCGTGTCCGGCATGTTCGGCATCGGCGGCGGTTTCCTGATGACGCCGCTCTTGATCTTCATCGGCATCGCCCCCGCGGTCGCCGTCGCCTCGGTGACCAGCCACATGGCCGCCTCGTCGTTTTCCGGCGCCCTGACCTACTGGCGCCGCCGCGCCATCGATCCCGCGCTGGCGCTGCTGCTGCTGTCCGGCGGCATTGTCGGCACCATACTCGGCGTCTGGTTCTTCACCGTACTGCGCGCACTCGGTCAGCTCGACCTGATGATTGCGCTGTCCTACGTGGTGCTGCTGACCACGGTAGGCGGGCTGATGTTCTGGGAGGGCGTGCGCGCCATCCTGCGGGTGCGGCGCGGCGTCGCCGTGCCGCTGCGCCGCTCCGGCAGCCATGGCTGGATCCACGGCCTGCCGCTGAAGATGCGCTTCAAACGCTCCAAGATCTATCTGTCGGTGATCCCCGTCATCGTCGTCGGCCTGCTGATCGGCTTCATCGGCACGGTGATGGGCGTCGGCGGCGGCTTCATCCTGGTTCCGATCATGATCTACCTGCTGCGGGTGCCGACCTCTACGGTGATCGGCACCTCCATGGTGCTGACGCTGGTCACCATGATCTTCGCCACCGTGCTGCATGCGGTCACTAACCATCTGGTCGACGCCGTACTGGCGCTGATCCTGATGATCGGCGGCGTCACCGGGGCGCAGTTCGGCGCCCGCGCCGGCCAGAAGATCCGCGGCGAGAATCTGCGGCTGCTGCTCGGCCTGCTGATCCTGATGGTTGGCATCCGCTTTGCCATCGAGCTGGTGGTGCAGCCCGGCGACCTCTTCACCATCCGCGAGACCGGAGGCGCGGGATGA
- a CDS encoding TIGR02186 family protein, which translates to MRAALLWTCVMLAGSAISAPAAAERLIVSVSNHRVTVTPNYSGEELVLFGSVEKDDSTPAKSGNYDLVVTVSGPRADLVTRRKERKFGIWINTDSRQFLQVPTYLAVFANRPLDAIAPREVQRRQQLGLNNILLTQRVGSDYADVVATDPFRSAYVRLRTEHGLYREATSAVTFLTPTLFRTGIPLPAEVPIGTYEVEIKLFAAGALVTKADTAFDIVKVGFEQFVANSARQHAFVYGLFTVFMALMTGWMASVVFRRD; encoded by the coding sequence ATGCGCGCCGCCCTGCTGTGGACCTGCGTCATGCTGGCAGGAAGCGCGATCTCCGCGCCGGCCGCCGCCGAGCGGCTGATCGTTTCGGTGTCGAACCACCGGGTCACGGTGACGCCGAACTATTCCGGCGAGGAACTGGTGCTGTTCGGCTCGGTGGAAAAGGACGACAGCACCCCGGCCAAATCAGGCAACTACGACCTGGTGGTGACCGTCAGCGGACCGCGCGCCGATCTGGTAACCCGGCGCAAGGAACGCAAGTTCGGGATCTGGATCAACACCGACTCGCGCCAGTTCCTGCAGGTGCCGACCTATCTGGCGGTGTTCGCCAACCGGCCGCTCGACGCCATCGCGCCGCGGGAGGTGCAGCGCCGCCAGCAGCTCGGGCTCAACAATATCCTGCTGACCCAGCGGGTCGGCTCCGACTACGCCGACGTGGTGGCCACCGACCCGTTCCGCAGCGCCTATGTGCGGCTGCGCACCGAGCACGGCCTGTATCGCGAAGCCACCTCGGCGGTGACGTTCCTGACCCCGACCCTGTTCCGCACCGGCATTCCGCTGCCCGCCGAAGTCCCGATCGGCACCTATGAGGTGGAAATCAAGCTGTTCGCCGCGGGCGCGCTGGTGACCAAGGCTGATACCGCCTTCGACATCGTCAAGGTCGGCTTCGAGCAGTTCGTCGCCAATTCCGCGCGCCAGCACGCCTTCGTCTACGGGCTGTTCACCGTCTTCATGGCGCTGATGACCGGATGGATGGCGTCGGTGGTGTTCAGACGGGATTGA
- a CDS encoding DMT family transporter, producing the protein MSLAAPLAVTRRAFDPMPIVIAAFCLLWSFAFVAGKIAVTDCPPLILLAARFSLAGVLILGISALRRDAVAMAWRDVAAFAVIGIANNALYLGLGYTGLQTVSAGLGGLIVSANPVFTAVLAALLLKEPLTWRKVAGLLLGIAGVASIVWHRIAVGTDSLHGILFTLASLASIVAGTILFKVLAPKGSLWIGNGIQNLVAGVVLIPIAFSVSDVGAIVPSARLLGAFAFLTLGGSIVAYLLWFHMLKVCGASAASAWHFVMPPLGMLFAWLVLGEHVEARDLLGIVPVAFGVYLVTRPAAGSPSPLRQE; encoded by the coding sequence ATGTCGCTCGCAGCCCCGCTCGCCGTCACCCGCCGCGCCTTCGATCCGATGCCGATCGTCATCGCCGCGTTCTGCCTGCTGTGGAGCTTCGCCTTCGTGGCCGGGAAGATCGCGGTCACCGACTGCCCGCCGCTGATCCTGCTGGCGGCGCGGTTCTCGCTGGCCGGCGTGTTGATCCTCGGCATCTCCGCGCTGCGCCGCGACGCTGTCGCGATGGCGTGGCGCGACGTCGCCGCCTTTGCCGTCATCGGCATCGCCAACAACGCGCTGTATCTCGGGCTCGGCTACACCGGCCTGCAGACCGTCTCGGCCGGCCTCGGCGGTCTGATCGTCAGCGCCAATCCGGTGTTCACGGCGGTGCTGGCCGCTTTGCTGCTGAAGGAGCCGCTGACATGGCGCAAGGTCGCAGGTCTTCTGCTGGGCATCGCGGGCGTGGCCTCCATCGTCTGGCATCGGATCGCGGTCGGGACCGACAGCCTGCACGGCATCCTGTTCACGCTGGCGTCGCTCGCCTCCATTGTCGCCGGCACCATCCTGTTCAAGGTGCTGGCGCCGAAGGGCAGCCTGTGGATCGGCAACGGCATCCAGAATCTGGTGGCTGGCGTGGTGCTGATCCCGATTGCCTTCTCGGTGTCGGATGTCGGCGCGATCGTGCCGAGCGCGCGGCTGCTCGGCGCCTTTGCCTTCCTGACGCTGGGCGGCTCGATTGTCGCCTACCTGCTCTGGTTCCACATGCTGAAAGTGTGCGGTGCTTCCGCGGCGAGTGCCTGGCATTTCGTCATGCCGCCCCTCGGCATGCTGTTCGCATGGCTGGTGCTCGGCGAGCATGTCGAGGCCCGCGACCTCCTGGGCATCGTGCCGGTGGCGTTCGGCGTCTACCTGGTGACGCGGCCCGCAGCGGGTTCGCCGTCTCCCCTGCGACAGGAGTAG
- a CDS encoding LysR family transcriptional regulator has translation MFDLELLKSFVSVVDSGGFTRAGERVHRTQSTVSQQIKRLEDDIGRPLLNRSGKQVVPTECGEKLLSYARRLLALAEEARDVLAQPEHEGAVRLGIPEDFAAYRLTKLLASFSRSRPGLRLDVRADQSVYLRRDLERGDLDLALIKRLAGDKGGIASWPERIHWVTSKSHPSHAKAESVPLIFFPTGCLYRTGAIHAIEAAGRRWHMAYTSSSLSGIQAAVAAGLGLSILPEMAIQSDHAVLTRKDGFAPIDRTEVALIAAPGASPATLRLADRLAEFCNAIQAKAA, from the coding sequence ATGTTCGATCTCGAACTGCTGAAGAGCTTCGTCTCGGTGGTGGATTCCGGCGGCTTCACCCGCGCCGGCGAACGCGTCCACCGCACCCAGTCCACCGTCAGCCAGCAGATCAAGCGGCTGGAGGACGACATCGGCCGTCCGCTGCTGAACCGCAGCGGCAAGCAGGTGGTGCCCACCGAGTGCGGCGAGAAGCTCTTGTCCTATGCGCGGCGGTTGCTGGCGTTGGCCGAGGAAGCCCGCGACGTGCTGGCGCAGCCGGAGCACGAAGGCGCGGTGCGGCTCGGCATTCCCGAGGATTTCGCCGCCTATCGGCTGACAAAACTGCTGGCGAGTTTTTCACGATCGCGGCCAGGGCTGCGGCTCGACGTGCGCGCCGACCAAAGCGTCTATCTGCGCCGGGACCTGGAGCGCGGCGACCTGGATCTGGCGCTGATCAAGCGCCTCGCCGGCGACAAGGGCGGCATCGCATCATGGCCGGAGCGCATCCACTGGGTCACCAGCAAGTCGCATCCCAGCCACGCCAAAGCCGAGTCGGTGCCGCTGATCTTCTTTCCCACCGGCTGCCTGTACCGCACCGGCGCGATCCATGCCATCGAGGCCGCCGGGCGGCGCTGGCACATGGCCTATACCAGCTCGAGCCTGTCCGGCATCCAGGCCGCGGTGGCGGCGGGGCTGGGCCTGAGCATTCTGCCGGAGATGGCGATCCAGTCCGACCACGCGGTGCTGACCCGGAAAGACGGCTTTGCGCCCATCGATCGTACCGAAGTGGCGCTGATCGCCGCCCCCGGCGCCAGCCCGGCGACGCTGCGGCTGGCCGACCGGCTGGCGGAGTTCTGCAACGCCATCCAGGCCAAGGCGGCATAG
- the pcaG gene encoding protocatechuate 3,4-dioxygenase subunit alpha, protein MTGITPSQTVGPFFAYGLTPTGRYAWNDAFTNNLVTADVSGDRIRVEGFVYDGDGAIVPDAMLEIWQADAQGRFSDPQDGRALSNASFKGFGRCGTSTEGMFSFDTIKPGAVAGTDGQPQAPHILLAVFGRGMTMQSITRIYFDDEPSTASDAVMAQVPADRRGTLIAKKTAPGVYRFDIHLQGDNETVFFDV, encoded by the coding sequence GTGACCGGCATCACTCCTTCGCAGACCGTCGGCCCGTTCTTCGCCTATGGCCTGACCCCGACCGGCCGCTACGCCTGGAACGACGCCTTCACCAACAATCTGGTGACCGCGGACGTGTCCGGCGATCGCATTCGCGTCGAAGGCTTTGTCTATGATGGCGACGGCGCCATCGTGCCGGATGCCATGCTGGAGATCTGGCAGGCCGACGCCCAGGGCCGCTTCTCCGATCCGCAGGACGGTCGCGCTCTGTCCAATGCCAGCTTCAAGGGTTTTGGCCGCTGCGGCACCTCCACCGAGGGCATGTTCTCGTTCGATACCATCAAGCCCGGCGCGGTGGCCGGCACCGACGGCCAGCCGCAGGCGCCGCATATCCTGCTAGCGGTCTTCGGCCGCGGCATGACCATGCAGAGCATCACCCGCATCTACTTCGACGACGAGCCGTCGACGGCGAGCGATGCTGTGATGGCCCAGGTGCCCGCCGACCGCCGCGGCACTTTGATAGCCAAGAAGACCGCACCGGGCGTGTATCGCTTTGACATCCACCTGCAGGGCGACAACGAGACGGTGTTCTTCGACGTGTGA
- the pcaH gene encoding protocatechuate 3,4-dioxygenase subunit beta produces MTLIYPVESNIAHAPRLSPGYKSTVKRSPQKPLIMIKQSLSELTGPAYGHETVRPGDADLTTQHAGEPIGERIIVFGQVLDEDGRGVPNTLVELWQANACGRYIHVVDQHPAPLDPNFTGAGRAVTDAQGNYRFITMKPGAYPWGNHHNAWRPAHIHFSVFGHAFVSRLVTQMYFPNDPLFPFDPIFNSVTDEKARMRMVSDFDLDHTEPGWALAYRFNIVLRGRNATPMENKS; encoded by the coding sequence ATGACGCTGATCTATCCCGTCGAAAGCAACATTGCGCACGCACCAAGGCTGTCGCCCGGCTACAAGAGCACGGTCAAGCGGTCGCCGCAGAAGCCGCTGATCATGATCAAGCAGTCGCTGTCGGAGCTGACCGGCCCGGCCTACGGCCACGAGACCGTGCGGCCCGGCGATGCCGACCTCACCACCCAGCATGCAGGCGAGCCGATCGGCGAACGCATCATCGTGTTCGGGCAGGTTCTGGACGAGGACGGCCGCGGCGTGCCGAACACGCTGGTGGAGCTGTGGCAGGCCAATGCCTGCGGCCGCTACATCCATGTGGTCGACCAGCATCCGGCGCCGCTCGATCCCAACTTCACCGGCGCCGGCCGCGCGGTCACCGACGCGCAGGGCAACTACAGGTTCATCACCATGAAGCCCGGTGCCTATCCGTGGGGCAACCACCACAACGCCTGGCGCCCGGCGCACATCCACTTCTCGGTGTTCGGCCACGCTTTCGTGTCGCGTCTGGTGACGCAGATGTATTTCCCCAACGATCCCTTGTTTCCGTTCGATCCGATCTTCAATTCGGTGACCGACGAGAAGGCGCGGATGCGCATGGTGTCGGACTTCGATCTCGATCACACCGAACCCGGCTGGGCTTTGGCCTATCGCTTCAACATCGTGCTGCGCGGGCGCAACGCCACGCCCATGGAGAACAAGTCGTGA
- the pcaF gene encoding 3-oxoadipyl-CoA thiolase, producing the protein MSDVFVCDAVRTPIGRFGGSLAKVRADDLAASPIKALMERNPGIDWNGIDEVYFGCANQAGEDNRNVARMALLLAGLPASVPGLTLNRLCASGLDAVGAAARAIRAGEIDFAIAGGVESMTRAPFVQGKATEAFSRSAEIFDTTIGWRFINPLMKEKYGVDAMPETGENVAQDFQISRADQDAFAITSQQRAGRAIASGYFAEEIIPVMAPGGKAGPTTVDKDEHPRPETTLEGLAKLRPIVRKDGTVTAGNASGVNDGAAAMILASAAAVKKYGLTPRARILGLASAGVAPRIMGIGPVPATQKLMERLGLKISDFDLIELNEAFASQGIAVLRQLGVKEDADFVNPHGGAIALGHPLGMSGARLAMTAVHGMEKRGGKLALATMCVGVGQGVAMAIEKLN; encoded by the coding sequence ATGAGCGATGTATTTGTCTGCGACGCCGTCCGCACCCCGATCGGCCGCTTTGGCGGCTCCCTCGCCAAGGTCCGCGCCGACGACCTCGCAGCCAGCCCGATCAAGGCGCTGATGGAGCGCAACCCCGGCATCGACTGGAATGGCATCGACGAGGTCTATTTCGGCTGCGCCAACCAGGCCGGCGAGGACAACCGCAACGTCGCGCGCATGGCGCTGCTGCTGGCCGGACTGCCGGCGTCGGTGCCCGGTCTGACCCTGAACCGGCTGTGCGCCTCCGGCCTCGACGCCGTCGGTGCCGCTGCCCGCGCCATCCGCGCCGGCGAGATCGACTTCGCCATCGCCGGCGGCGTCGAATCCATGACCCGCGCGCCGTTCGTGCAGGGCAAGGCCACCGAAGCATTTTCGCGCTCGGCGGAGATCTTCGACACCACCATCGGCTGGCGCTTCATCAACCCGCTGATGAAGGAGAAGTATGGCGTCGATGCCATGCCGGAGACCGGTGAGAACGTCGCGCAGGACTTCCAGATTTCGCGCGCCGACCAGGACGCCTTTGCCATCACCTCGCAGCAGCGCGCCGGCCGTGCCATCGCATCGGGCTACTTTGCCGAGGAGATCATCCCGGTGATGGCGCCGGGCGGCAAGGCCGGTCCAACCACCGTCGACAAGGACGAGCATCCGCGCCCGGAAACGACGCTGGAAGGCCTCGCCAAGCTGCGCCCGATCGTGCGCAAGGACGGCACCGTCACCGCCGGCAATGCCTCCGGCGTCAATGACGGCGCCGCGGCGATGATCCTCGCTTCCGCCGCCGCCGTGAAGAAATACGGCCTGACCCCGCGTGCGCGCATTCTCGGCCTCGCGTCGGCCGGCGTGGCGCCGCGCATCATGGGCATCGGCCCCGTGCCGGCGACGCAGAAGCTGATGGAACGGCTCGGGCTGAAGATCAGCGACTTCGATCTGATCGAGCTCAACGAGGCCTTCGCCTCGCAGGGCATCGCCGTGCTGCGCCAGCTCGGTGTCAAGGAAGACGCCGACTTCGTCAATCCGCATGGCGGAGCCATCGCGCTCGGCCACCCGCTCGGCATGAGCGGCGCCCGCCTCGCCATGACCGCGGTGCACGGCATGGAGAAGCGCGGCGGCAAGCTCGCTTTGGCCACCATGTGCGTCGGCGTCGGCCAGGGCGTGGCCATGGCGATCGAGAAGCTGAACTGA
- the mutS gene encoding DNA mismatch repair protein MutS — protein MTIQQNIPAPEPAAPPVEDTTKVSPMMEQYLEIKAANPGLLLFYRMGDFYEMFFEDAEIASRALGIVLTKRGRFQGADIAMCGVPVERSDDYLHRLIALGHRVAVCEQMENPAEARKRGNKSVVKRDVVRVVTPGTLTEDTLLDAKTNNYLLAIARAKGSAGTDRMGLAWIDISTAEFNVTECSVAELGATLARINPNEAIVTDALYSDPDLNQLLRELPAVTPVTRDVFDGATAERRLCDYFAVATMDGLSALSRLEAAAAAAAVTYIDRTQFGKRPPLSPPSREAAGTTMAIDPATRANLELTRTLGGERKGSLLDAIDGTVTAAGSRLLAQRLAAPLTDAAAIGRRLDAVAAFVADSALRDDIRSALKAAPDMSRALARLTVGRGGPRDLAALRDGVLAAEKVLARLSGIDSLPADIAAAMDALRRSSRELADTFTRALAEELPLMKRDGGFVREGFEAALDETRNLRDASRLVVAAMQARYADDCGVKGLKIRHNNVLGYFVEVTAQHGDKLMTPPLNATFIHRQTLAGQTRFTTAELGEIEAKIANAGDRALGLELEIFDRLQSMVMDASDDLHAAAHAFALLDVATSLAKLAVDDNYVRPDVDMSLGFAIEGGRHPVVEQALRRDGNSFVANACDLSPGPAQKSGQIWLITGPNMAGKSTFLRQNALIALLAQIGSYVPASRARIGIVDRLFSRVGAADDLARGRSTFMVEMVETAVILNQASERALVILDEIGRGTATFDGLSIAWASIEHLHESNRCRALFATHYHELTALSAKLPRLFNATVRVKEWHGDVVFLHEVLPGSADRSYGIQVAKLAGLPAPVIARAKSVLAKLEAQDRGQSARALVDDLPLFAVPSRSAVEIVPPTEAEQLIEALKAIHPDEMSPRDALDALYALKAKLPKG, from the coding sequence ATGACGATCCAGCAGAACATCCCGGCTCCCGAGCCCGCCGCACCGCCCGTCGAAGACACCACCAAGGTGTCGCCGATGATGGAACAGTATCTCGAAATCAAGGCCGCCAATCCCGGCCTGCTGCTGTTCTACCGGATGGGCGACTTCTACGAGATGTTCTTCGAGGACGCCGAGATCGCCTCGCGGGCGCTCGGCATCGTGCTGACCAAGCGCGGCCGGTTCCAGGGCGCCGACATCGCCATGTGCGGCGTGCCGGTGGAACGTTCCGACGACTACCTGCACCGGCTGATCGCGCTCGGCCACCGCGTCGCGGTGTGCGAGCAGATGGAGAACCCGGCCGAGGCGCGCAAGCGCGGCAACAAGAGCGTGGTGAAACGCGACGTGGTGCGGGTGGTGACGCCGGGCACGCTGACCGAAGACACCCTGCTCGACGCGAAGACCAACAACTACCTGCTGGCGATTGCCCGGGCGAAGGGCTCCGCCGGCACCGACCGCATGGGTCTCGCCTGGATCGACATCTCCACCGCGGAATTCAACGTCACCGAATGCAGCGTGGCCGAGCTCGGCGCCACGCTGGCGCGGATCAATCCCAACGAGGCCATCGTCACCGACGCGCTGTACAGCGACCCCGACCTCAACCAGCTGCTGCGCGAACTGCCGGCGGTGACACCGGTGACCCGCGACGTGTTCGACGGCGCCACCGCGGAACGCCGGCTGTGCGACTATTTCGCTGTCGCCACCATGGACGGGCTCAGCGCCCTGTCGCGGCTCGAAGCCGCCGCGGCGGCCGCCGCCGTCACCTATATCGACCGCACCCAGTTCGGCAAACGCCCGCCGCTGTCGCCTCCATCACGCGAGGCCGCCGGCACCACCATGGCGATCGACCCCGCCACCCGCGCCAACCTCGAACTGACGCGCACACTCGGCGGCGAGCGCAAGGGCTCGCTGCTCGACGCCATTGACGGCACCGTGACCGCCGCCGGCTCGCGGCTGCTGGCACAACGCCTCGCAGCCCCGCTCACCGACGCCGCCGCGATCGGCCGCAGGCTCGATGCGGTGGCGGCGTTCGTGGCCGACAGCGCGCTGCGCGACGACATCCGTTCCGCGCTGAAGGCCGCCCCCGACATGTCGCGCGCGCTGGCGCGACTGACGGTCGGCCGCGGCGGACCGCGCGACCTCGCCGCCTTGCGCGACGGCGTGCTGGCCGCCGAAAAGGTGCTGGCGCGGCTGTCCGGCATCGACAGCCTGCCGGCCGATATCGCGGCGGCGATGGACGCGCTGCGCCGATCGTCGCGCGAACTGGCCGATACCTTTACCCGCGCACTCGCAGAAGAGCTGCCGCTGATGAAGCGCGACGGCGGCTTTGTCCGCGAGGGATTTGAAGCCGCGCTCGACGAGACCCGCAACCTGCGCGACGCCTCACGGCTGGTGGTCGCGGCAATGCAGGCGCGCTACGCCGACGACTGCGGCGTCAAGGGCCTCAAGATCCGCCACAACAACGTGCTCGGCTATTTCGTCGAAGTGACCGCGCAGCACGGCGACAAGCTGATGACGCCGCCGCTGAATGCCACCTTCATTCACCGCCAGACGCTGGCCGGGCAGACCCGCTTCACGACCGCCGAACTCGGCGAGATCGAGGCCAAGATCGCCAATGCCGGCGACCGGGCGCTGGGACTCGAGCTGGAAATCTTCGACCGGCTGCAGTCGATGGTGATGGACGCCTCCGACGACCTGCACGCCGCGGCGCATGCCTTCGCGCTGCTCGATGTCGCGACCTCGCTGGCCAAGCTCGCGGTCGACGACAATTATGTGCGCCCGGACGTCGACATGTCGCTTGGCTTCGCCATCGAGGGCGGCCGCCATCCGGTGGTGGAGCAGGCCTTGCGCCGCGACGGGAATTCCTTCGTTGCCAATGCTTGCGATCTATCACCCGGTCCGGCGCAAAAATCCGGCCAGATCTGGCTGATCACCGGCCCCAACATGGCCGGCAAATCGACGTTCCTCCGGCAGAACGCGCTGATCGCGCTGCTGGCGCAAATCGGCAGCTACGTGCCGGCCAGCCGCGCCCGCATCGGCATTGTCGATCGCCTGTTCTCCCGCGTCGGCGCCGCCGACGATCTGGCGCGCGGCCGCTCGACCTTCATGGTCGAGATGGTCGAGACCGCGGTGATTCTGAACCAGGCGAGCGAGCGCGCGCTGGTGATCCTCGACGAGATCGGCAGGGGCACCGCGACCTTCGACGGCCTCTCCATTGCCTGGGCCTCGATCGAGCATCTGCACGAGAGCAACCGCTGCCGTGCTTTGTTCGCGACACACTATCACGAACTGACCGCGCTGTCGGCCAAGCTGCCGCGGTTGTTCAACGCCACGGTGCGGGTCAAGGAATGGCACGGCGACGTGGTGTTCCTGCACGAGGTGCTGCCGGGCTCGGCGGATCGTTCCTACGGCATCCAGGTCGCGAAGCTCGCCGGGCTTCCTGCGCCGGTGATTGCGCGTGCAAAGTCGGTGCTGGCAAAGCTGGAAGCACAGGACCGCGGCCAGAGCGCGCGAGCGCTGGTCGACGATCTCCCGCTGTTCGCGGTCCCTTCACGCTCCGCGGTGGAAATCGTACCACCGACCGAGGCCGAGCAGCTCATCGAGGCACTGAAAGCGATCCATCCCGACGAAATGTCGCCGCGCGATGCGCTGGACGCACTCTATGCGCTGAAGGCGAAACTGCCGAAGGGGTGA
- a CDS encoding OsmC family protein — MDAATLRATQAPIKERYRSDPAAALITLTASGSLESEGIACKLETGRALGVAGLHPGAGGSGLELCSGDMLLEALVACAGVTLKSVATAVEVPLRSGIVIAEGDLDFRGTLGLDKEAPVGIKAIRLRFEVDTDAPQDKLDLLLKLTERYCVVYQSLRNGPQMSVSMTRV, encoded by the coding sequence ATGGACGCCGCCACCCTTCGCGCGACGCAGGCCCCGATCAAGGAGCGCTACAGGTCGGATCCCGCCGCCGCCCTCATCACACTGACGGCGAGCGGCTCGCTTGAGAGCGAGGGCATTGCCTGCAAGTTGGAAACCGGGCGTGCGCTGGGTGTCGCCGGGCTGCATCCCGGCGCCGGCGGCTCCGGCCTCGAACTGTGTTCCGGCGACATGCTGCTGGAGGCTTTGGTCGCCTGCGCCGGCGTCACCCTGAAGTCGGTAGCCACTGCGGTGGAAGTCCCCCTGCGCTCCGGCATCGTCATTGCGGAAGGTGATCTCGATTTCCGCGGCACCCTCGGCCTCGACAAGGAAGCCCCCGTCGGCATCAAGGCGATCAGGCTGCGCTTTGAGGTCGATACCGACGCGCCGCAGGACAAGCTCGATCTGCTGCTGAAACTGACCGAACGCTATTGCGTGGTCTATCAGAGCCTCAGGAACGGTCCGCAGATGTCGGTATCGATGACGCGGGTGTAG